The stretch of DNA GCCGCGCACGCCCGCGACGATCTGCGTGAGAGCCTCTGGGTGGACCTGCTCGACACGCACGCGCTGCGCGAGCTGGCGATCAGCGTGTTCGACGGGCACCTGTGCATGACCCAGCGGCTGCTCTACGGGGCACGCCCCTACCCCGACGTGGTCGCCTTCGCCGATTCGTTCCTCGCGGAGGCGCAACGGCTCGGTGCCGCCCGCGGGCGTGCCTTCGCTGTGACGCTGCGCGGTGAGGCGAAGCTGCTCTCGGGCTGGTTGGAGGAGGCCGACGAGGATCTCCGGGAAGGGGCCCGGCTCAACCGGGCCATCGGGGCCGCCACGGGTGAGGCACTGGCGCTGCAGCGTCGGGCCGAGGTCGCGCTCCATCGGGGCCACCCGCACGCAGCACACGCACTGCTCGACGAGGCGCTCGCGGTGGCCCGAGAGTCCGACGTCGGTTTCCATCTGTTCGACCGCATCTACGGCACGAAGATCACCGCCGCCGGCGACCCCGGCGCCGCCTTGATCATGCTCGCCGAGGCCGAGTTGGGGATTCGCGGCCCGCTGGAGACCTGCCCCGGATGCCGGATCACCCTGGCCGTCCCCGCCGCGATCGCCGCCGCCCGGGCCGGGGACCTCGACCGCGCAGCCCACTACGCACAGACCACAGAGACGTTGGCCGGGGTGGTGATGCGGCTACCGGGCTGGGACGCCGCCCTCGAAGAAGTCAGAGGGCACCTCGCTGCGGCCGAAGGGGGCGGCGCCGAGGCCACTGCGCGGTTCCGCGCGGCGGCCGAGGGCTTCCGGGACGCGGGCCAGCCCCTCGACCAGGCCCGGTGCGCTGCGCTGGCCCGATGCCGAGCGTGACCAGCCCAGAATGGCCCGACACGCTGCCCGAGGCCCGCCTGTCCGTCCGGGACGGGGAGCCTCACGACGGCGCGGGTGGGCAGGCGCGCACGGTAAGGCCGACCCTCTCGACGTCCCGCTGTTCCTCCGCAGCTGCCGGCGGCCACGCGCGCCGCGCGGCAGGGAACGTTTCAGGAACACCCGCCTGACACCGTCGGGTCTCGTCGTCCAGCACCCCTGTTGGACGAGACCCGGGAGGATGCCGTGAGCGGTGTCGAAGAGATGGTGATCGCCGCCAAGGCGGGCATCGAGAACCTTGCCGCCGCGGACGCGGCGGCCGAGCTCGAGCACGCCGACGCGCTGCTGGTGGATGTCCGCGAGCCCTGCGAGACCGTGCGCGGCGTCATCCCTGGCGCGGTGCTCGTGCCGCGCGGGATGCTCGAGTTCCGCGCCGACAGCGCGACTGCTCATCATCTCGACGGGTTCGACCCGGGCCGGCGCGTGATTCTCTATTGCGCCACCGGATCCCGCTCCGCTCTCGCGGCTTGCTCGCTGCAGGAACTCGGCTACCGCGACGTCGCCCATCTGCGCGGCGGCTTCACGGCGTGGCTCCACGACGGCAGGCCGGTGGCGGCGGCCCGCCCCCATGCAGACGGCCACCCCTCGACGCAGGACGACGGCGCGTCATGACCCCCGTCCAGTTCATGGTGGCTGCTATCAAAGCCCGGATCGAGAACCTCACCCCGGCCCAGGTGGCGGC from Pseudonocardia abyssalis encodes:
- a CDS encoding rhodanese-like domain-containing protein, yielding MSGVEEMVIAAKAGIENLAAADAAAELEHADALLVDVREPCETVRGVIPGAVLVPRGMLEFRADSATAHHLDGFDPGRRVILYCATGSRSALAACSLQELGYRDVAHLRGGFTAWLHDGRPVAAARPHADGHPSTQDDGAS